The genomic DNA TGTCCATCAGGCGCGCCGGCGCGGACCTCGTCATCACCTACTTCGCCGAGGACATCGCGGACCGGCTCTGAGCCGGGCGGCACCGTGTACGAACGACGTTTTCCGGCAGCATTTTTCGACCGAACGGTGCGCGCACCCGGATAAACGCGCCCGAACGACCACACCGCCGGTTGACGAACGGTCGGTATCGTGGCAACGATTGACCGGATATCACGACGAACGACCGCATTATACACCTAATATCCTGCCCAATATTCGACGTTCGTCCTCTTACTCATCGAATACGGCGGAATCATCAAGCCAAACCTTATGTAGTGGAGGACCACTGGCATCCGGTGCGCAGAGATAAACGATGACGTGGAAATACTGCGGAAACGCGGACGAAACGGAAGCAAAGTTCGAGGTGAGTGAGTGATGATCGAACCGATTCTGCTCCAGGGTGACGTGACCGCCATCGCGAACAGCATCAACGCGGTGTGGGTGCTGATGGTGTGTTTCCTGATCTTCTTCATGCAGCCCGGGTTCGCGCTGCTGGAGGCCGGGCAGGTACGCGCGAAGAACGCGGGCAACGTCGTGATGAAGAACATGACCGACTGGTCGATGGGCGTACTGGTGTTCTTCCTCGCGGGAGCCGGGGTGTACGCCATGGCGGGGATGCTCGGCTCACCGAGCGTCGAGTTCTCCATCTCCGGCGCGTTCAGCCACATCAACGACCCGACGGCGTGGATCGGCTGGCTGTTCGGCGCCGTCTTCGCGATGACCGCGGCGACCATCGTCTCCGGGGCCATCGCCGAGCGGATGAAGTTCGGCGCGTACGTGGCCTACGCGTTCGTGCTGGTCGCGATACTCTACCCCATCGTCGCCGGGTCGACCTGGGGCGGCACGGGGCTGCTCTCCTCGACCGGCTTCCTGGGTGAGGCACTCGGCGTCGGCTACAAGGACTTCGCCGGCGCGACCGTCGTCCACGCGATGGGCGGCATCGCCGGGCTGACCGCCGCTTACATGGTCGGCCCGCGCAAGGGCCGCTTCGACGAGAACGGTGACGCACAGCCCATCCCCGGGCACTCCGTCCTGTTCGCGGTCATCGGGACGCTCATCCTCGCATTCGGCTGGTACGCGTTCAACGTCGGCACCCAGGCGACCGTCCTCACGACGGACGGCTCGTTCAACGGCGCCGCGCTGGGCCGCGTCGCGCTGAACACCACCCTCGCGATGGGCGCGGGCATGGTGTTCTCCACCCTGACCACGACGCTCTGGGAGGGCAAGCCGGACCCGCTGTTCGGCGCCAACGGCCTCCTGGCCGGCCTGGTCGCCATCACCGGCGCGTGTGCCCACGTCAGCTGGTGGGGCGCACTCGTCATCGGTATCATCGGCGGCATCCAGACCCCGTTCGTCTACCGCTGGGTCGTGGACTCGCTGAAGATCGACGACGTCTGTGGCGTCTTCGCGGTCCACGGGTCGGCCGGCTTCATCGGGACCATCCTCATCCCGTTCTTCGACGTGGCCGGCTTCTCGACCAACCAGCTCATCATGCAGGTCGCCGGCTCGGCGTTCATCGGGACGTTCACCGTCCTCGGTACGATGGTGACGCTCCTGGTCGTCGACGCGATCATCGGGCTGCGCGTCTCCGAGGAGGAGGAGGTCACGGGGCTGGACCCCTCCGAGCACGGCATGCACGCCTACCCCGAGTTCACGGACGACTCCGGCCCCGAGCGCGCGGTCGCCGACGGCGGCAGCGTGCCCGGCAGCACGGAGGTCCGCACGGACGGGGGGTCGGTCGAGGATACACCCACCCCGGCCATCGTGGAGGTGACCGACGATGAGTGACGCCCCGAACGACGGCGGCGTGAAGCTGGTGACGGCGTTCATCCGCCCGGATATGCTGGGTGAGGTGAAGGCCGCCCTCGTGGACGTCGGGGCCCCCTCCATCACCGTGACGAACGTCTCCGGTCGCGGGAGCCAGCCCGCGAAGAAGGGCCAGTGGCGCGGTGAGGAGTACACCGTCGACCTGCACTCGAAGGTGAAGGTCGAGTGCTACGTGGCGGACATCCCCGCCGACGAGGTCGCCGAGGCCATCGTCGAGGCCGCCAAGACCGGCGAGCCCGGCGACGGCAAGGTGTTCGTCTCGCCCGTCGAGGAGGCCTACCAGATCCGGACCGGGGTGACCGGACAGGACGCGGTGTAGGTGTGGCCGACACCGACTCCGCCGGCGGCGGGTCGGAGGAGCCGGACGACCCAGAGGACGAACCGGCCGTCGACGCGACGCGGGGCGGCCCCCACGACCGAGCCACCGTCACCGCGGCCGACGCCGCGACCGCCGACCAGCTGGCCGCGCTGGAGGGAGCGGGGGCCGTCGAGGGCTACGTTCCGCTCGTCGACTACGACGCGCTCGGGCTCCGGACGGCCCTC from Haloglomus litoreum includes the following:
- a CDS encoding ammonium transporter yields the protein MIEPILLQGDVTAIANSINAVWVLMVCFLIFFMQPGFALLEAGQVRAKNAGNVVMKNMTDWSMGVLVFFLAGAGVYAMAGMLGSPSVEFSISGAFSHINDPTAWIGWLFGAVFAMTAATIVSGAIAERMKFGAYVAYAFVLVAILYPIVAGSTWGGTGLLSSTGFLGEALGVGYKDFAGATVVHAMGGIAGLTAAYMVGPRKGRFDENGDAQPIPGHSVLFAVIGTLILAFGWYAFNVGTQATVLTTDGSFNGAALGRVALNTTLAMGAGMVFSTLTTTLWEGKPDPLFGANGLLAGLVAITGACAHVSWWGALVIGIIGGIQTPFVYRWVVDSLKIDDVCGVFAVHGSAGFIGTILIPFFDVAGFSTNQLIMQVAGSAFIGTFTVLGTMVTLLVVDAIIGLRVSEEEEVTGLDPSEHGMHAYPEFTDDSGPERAVADGGSVPGSTEVRTDGGSVEDTPTPAIVEVTDDE
- a CDS encoding P-II family nitrogen regulator, producing the protein MSDAPNDGGVKLVTAFIRPDMLGEVKAALVDVGAPSITVTNVSGRGSQPAKKGQWRGEEYTVDLHSKVKVECYVADIPADEVAEAIVEAAKTGEPGDGKVFVSPVEEAYQIRTGVTGQDAV